The following coding sequences are from one Ramlibacter henchirensis window:
- a CDS encoding MYG1 family protein has protein sequence MTQLIATHSGSFHADDVFAVAVLAAVFPDHRIIRTRTPGKIDAADFVVDVGGVWDPGRGRFDHHQRGFQGARRRLDSEGRLVPAEAYASAGLVWREFGSDYVRKAAQSMGHELDAGTAEKVAADVDAALVRYLDLVDNGAADVAPGMFGLSSQLSLLNSTWMEEKALDADAVAKLQLDRFHEAMALVDRLLRRFVLRAIGQSVAADIVRRSERLLDGKVLLLAEGGMPWTRVVVQEMPEVLLVIYRESGREQYQLRTVPAADGSFASRMDLPAEWAGLRDEQLAAVCGVPDAVFCHMNLFIAGARSFEGALRMAAIALEQVSRVGG, from the coding sequence ATGACCCAACTGATCGCCACCCACAGTGGAAGCTTCCACGCCGACGACGTCTTCGCCGTGGCCGTGCTCGCCGCCGTCTTTCCCGACCACCGGATCATCCGCACCCGCACGCCCGGCAAGATCGACGCTGCCGACTTCGTGGTGGATGTCGGCGGCGTGTGGGATCCAGGCAGGGGCCGGTTCGACCACCACCAGCGCGGCTTCCAGGGCGCTCGCCGGCGGCTGGACAGCGAGGGACGCCTCGTCCCCGCCGAGGCCTACGCCAGCGCAGGGCTGGTCTGGCGCGAGTTCGGCAGCGACTACGTGCGCAAGGCGGCGCAGTCGATGGGCCACGAGCTGGATGCGGGCACGGCGGAGAAGGTCGCTGCCGACGTCGACGCGGCGCTGGTGAGGTACCTGGACCTGGTGGACAACGGCGCGGCCGACGTCGCGCCGGGCATGTTCGGCCTGTCCAGCCAGCTCTCGCTGCTGAACAGCACGTGGATGGAGGAAAAGGCGCTCGATGCAGACGCCGTCGCGAAGCTTCAGCTGGATCGCTTTCACGAAGCCATGGCGCTCGTGGACCGGCTGCTGCGCCGGTTCGTGCTGCGCGCCATCGGGCAATCGGTGGCAGCGGACATCGTCCGCCGGTCCGAGCGGCTGCTCGACGGGAAAGTGCTGCTCCTCGCCGAAGGCGGCATGCCGTGGACGCGGGTGGTCGTGCAGGAGATGCCCGAGGTGCTGCTGGTGATCTACCGCGAGTCGGGACGCGAGCAGTACCAGCTGCGCACCGTTCCGGCCGCGGATGGTTCCTTCGCCTCCCGCATGGACCTGCCGGCGGAGTGGGCCGGCTTGCGCGACGAACAGCTGGCGGCCGTCTGCGGCGTGCCGGATGCGGTCTTCTGCCACATGAACCTCTTCATCGCGGGCGCGCGCAGCTTCGAGGGCGCGCTGAGGATGGCGGCGATTGCACTGGAGCAGGTTTCGCGAGTCGGCGGCTAG
- a CDS encoding DUF2239 family protein: MDTAHAYTAFLGARRLASGSLEEVAAAAARASSRTEAALLVFSDATGSQVDLDLRGSEEEVRERHRPLPAAPVAAAKTTPRGRGRPRLGVVAREVTLLPQQWEWLAAQPGGASVALRKLVHQAQRAGTPRDRMRQAQERSYKVMAALAGDRPGFEEASRALFAGDMPALRSRVERWPRDIREHVLQLADPEYHAQSRSAG, encoded by the coding sequence ATGGACACAGCTCACGCGTACACGGCTTTTCTCGGCGCGCGCCGGCTGGCTTCCGGCTCGCTGGAGGAAGTCGCTGCCGCAGCAGCCCGAGCGTCTTCACGCACCGAGGCCGCGCTGCTGGTGTTCAGCGACGCGACCGGCAGCCAGGTCGACCTGGACCTCCGCGGCAGCGAAGAGGAAGTGCGGGAGCGGCACAGGCCGCTTCCGGCAGCGCCGGTGGCCGCCGCCAAAACGACCCCGCGGGGCCGAGGCCGTCCGCGGCTCGGCGTGGTCGCGCGGGAGGTCACCCTGCTGCCGCAGCAGTGGGAGTGGCTCGCGGCCCAGCCCGGCGGCGCGTCGGTCGCACTGCGAAAGCTCGTGCATCAAGCGCAGCGCGCGGGCACGCCGCGTGACCGCATGCGGCAGGCGCAGGAGCGCAGCTACAAGGTGATGGCGGCGCTCGCCGGCGACCGCCCCGGCTTTGAAGAGGCCTCCAGGGCCCTGTTTGCCGGCGACATGCCGGCCTTGCGCAGCAGGGTCGAACGATGGCCCCGCGACATCCGCGAGCACGTGTTGCAGCTCGCCGATCCGGAGTACCACGCGCAATCGCGGAGTGCAGGTTGA
- a CDS encoding glycine zipper 2TM domain-containing protein yields MRASTPLIASMLLTVISYSPSALADHDDRGHRRHGGREFKEEFWDGNCKVERKFEKDGDYKEKIECKGGDHRHRHAHYKEEYRDGNCKVERKFERDGDYKEERKCRGAPRQHAVVVQPATVVYPPWVVVEQGRPHGYRKGYEPAPVQRGQVSVCNSETVGKVLGGVAGAVVGNQVGQGGGRALATIGGAVAGVLIGGEVGRRMDAGNQACIGQTLELAPAGQRVQWPSGTSQYAVVPGAVVDRGGVYCRPYEAHIRTSAGWQTTQGMACRRTDGVWVQTS; encoded by the coding sequence ATGCGTGCAAGCACCCCCCTGATCGCCTCGATGTTGCTGACCGTCATCAGCTACTCGCCGAGTGCGCTCGCGGACCACGACGACCGAGGCCACCGCAGGCATGGCGGCCGCGAGTTCAAGGAGGAGTTCTGGGACGGCAACTGCAAGGTCGAACGCAAGTTCGAGAAGGACGGCGACTACAAGGAAAAGATCGAGTGCAAGGGCGGCGACCATCGCCATCGCCACGCTCACTACAAGGAAGAGTACCGGGACGGCAACTGCAAGGTGGAGCGCAAGTTCGAACGGGACGGCGACTACAAGGAGGAGCGCAAGTGCCGCGGCGCGCCGCGCCAGCACGCGGTGGTGGTGCAGCCGGCCACGGTGGTCTATCCGCCGTGGGTGGTCGTCGAGCAGGGGCGCCCGCACGGCTATCGCAAGGGCTATGAACCCGCACCCGTGCAACGAGGCCAGGTCTCCGTCTGCAACAGCGAGACGGTCGGCAAGGTGCTCGGGGGCGTGGCCGGCGCCGTCGTCGGCAACCAGGTCGGCCAGGGCGGCGGCCGCGCGCTCGCGACGATCGGCGGCGCCGTGGCCGGCGTGCTGATCGGCGGTGAAGTCGGCCGCCGGATGGATGCCGGCAACCAGGCGTGCATCGGCCAGACACTCGAACTGGCGCCGGCCGGACAGCGCGTGCAGTGGCCCTCCGGCACCTCGCAGTACGCCGTCGTGCCCGGCGCGGTGGTCGACCGGGGCGGCGTTTATTGCCGGCCGTACGAGGCCCACATCCGGACCTCGGCAGGCTGGCAGACGACGCAGGGCATGGCCTGCCGCCGCACCGACGGGGTCTGGGTCCAGACCAGCTAG
- a CDS encoding PdxA family dehydrogenase, whose amino-acid sequence MSTRPSRVGIAIGDPNGIGAEIALKAAVAVGTRGAARPLVIGESFIVDRLCDVLGLDAAARECFEVHSVGALSPTDWKPGLVDKAAGAATVAYAKEAVKLHREGRIAAIAAAPHSETAVNASGTPFNGYAGLMADLTGTPRDEVFLMLEARGLRIVHCTLHESVRTALGRLTPALVEAAASAARATLPLLGRSDPTLCVVGINPHAGEGGLFGDEDEHITRPAVEAMRARGWKVDGPIGADLALSERKHDAYVAMLHDQGHIAVKMLSPKGASALAAGLPILFSSVGHGAAFDLAGKGRADASAMTDTVALLTRALGASS is encoded by the coding sequence ATGAGCACCCGCCCTTCCCGCGTCGGCATCGCCATCGGCGACCCCAACGGCATCGGCGCCGAGATCGCGCTGAAGGCGGCCGTGGCCGTCGGCACGCGCGGCGCTGCGCGGCCCCTGGTGATCGGCGAATCCTTCATCGTCGACAGGCTCTGCGACGTGCTCGGCCTGGATGCCGCGGCGCGCGAATGCTTCGAAGTGCACTCCGTCGGCGCGCTCTCACCCACCGACTGGAAGCCTGGCCTCGTGGACAAGGCGGCCGGCGCCGCCACGGTGGCGTACGCCAAGGAAGCGGTGAAGCTGCACCGCGAGGGCCGCATCGCCGCCATCGCCGCCGCGCCGCACAGCGAGACGGCCGTCAACGCGTCCGGGACGCCTTTCAACGGCTACGCCGGCCTGATGGCAGACCTCACGGGCACGCCTCGCGACGAGGTTTTTCTCATGCTCGAAGCGCGCGGCCTGCGCATCGTCCACTGCACCTTGCATGAGAGTGTGCGCACCGCGCTCGGGCGGCTCACGCCCGCGCTGGTCGAAGCGGCCGCTTCCGCCGCGCGCGCCACGCTGCCACTGCTGGGCCGGTCCGATCCCACCTTGTGCGTGGTCGGCATCAACCCGCATGCGGGCGAAGGCGGGCTGTTCGGCGACGAGGACGAGCACATCACCCGCCCGGCGGTTGAAGCGATGCGCGCCAGGGGCTGGAAGGTCGACGGCCCGATCGGCGCCGACCTGGCCCTGTCCGAACGCAAGCACGACGCCTACGTTGCCATGCTGCACGACCAGGGGCACATCGCCGTCAAGATGCTCTCGCCCAAGGGCGCGAGCGCGCTGGCGGCGGGTCTGCCGATCCTGTTCTCGAGCGTCGGACACGGCGCGGCGTTCGATCTGGCCGGCAAGGGCCGCGCCGATGCGTCTGCGATGACGGATACGGTGGCCCTGCTCACCAGGGCCTTGGGCGCGAGCAGCTAG
- a CDS encoding aromatic-ring-hydroxylating dioxygenase subunit beta, whose amino-acid sequence MQNELIALNAEYAAAIDDDRLEDWPAFFTESCFYRITTAQNFAQGLPAGLVYADSRQMLADRILSLRKANVYERQRYRHLVGLPLLRGGDGDALRVETGFAVLRIVRGGETDVFASGRYLDEVVRDGNAMRLRKRDVVCDSSRIDTLLAIPL is encoded by the coding sequence ATGCAGAACGAACTCATCGCACTGAACGCCGAGTACGCGGCGGCCATCGACGACGACCGGCTGGAGGACTGGCCCGCCTTCTTCACCGAAAGCTGCTTCTATCGCATCACCACGGCGCAAAACTTCGCGCAGGGCCTGCCTGCCGGGCTGGTCTATGCCGATTCGCGGCAGATGCTGGCCGACCGCATCCTGTCGCTGCGCAAGGCCAACGTCTACGAGCGCCAGCGCTACCGGCACCTGGTGGGCCTGCCGCTGCTGCGCGGCGGTGACGGCGACGCGCTGCGCGTGGAGACCGGCTTCGCGGTGCTGCGCATCGTGCGCGGCGGCGAGACGGACGTCTTCGCCAGCGGCCGCTACCTCGACGAGGTCGTGCGCGACGGCAACGCGATGCGCCTGCGAAAGCGCGACGTGGTCTGCGACAGCTCGCGCATCGACACGCTGCTGGCGATTCCGCTATGA
- a CDS encoding aromatic ring-hydroxylating oxygenase subunit alpha, whose product MTEQPLRWAPGTYSRVPYGVFQRDDVLQLEQQRVFEGPVWNFLGLEAEVPKAGDFKTTFAGRMPVVVTRDEDGEVYAFENRCAHRGALICIDDFGHAKEHTCVYHAWRYDLQGNLRGVAFEKGVQGKGGMPEGFCKESHGPRKLRTSTFCGLVFGSLHDDVPPIEEYLGDEVAARLERVLGRPVEVIGRFTQALPNNWKLYCENVRDTYHASLLHTFFTTFGITRLTQEGGVFISEDGGHHASATYSKLKEGAETAYAQQAIRAENQELQIGDLSMLRSVDEIGDGIVLQMLSVFPGFVLQQIHNCIAVRQVLPTGTDSTDLHWTYLGYQDDTPELRQLRLKQSNLVGPAGFVSMEDGAVGGFVQRGIQAAGNEEALLELGGHDTQSQDFRATESSIRGFWRAYRTHMGL is encoded by the coding sequence CTGACGGAGCAGCCCCTGCGCTGGGCGCCCGGCACCTATTCCCGCGTCCCGTACGGCGTCTTCCAGCGTGACGACGTGCTGCAGCTCGAACAGCAGCGCGTGTTCGAAGGCCCGGTCTGGAACTTCCTCGGCCTCGAAGCCGAAGTGCCCAAGGCGGGCGACTTCAAGACCACTTTCGCCGGCCGCATGCCCGTGGTCGTCACGCGCGACGAGGACGGCGAGGTCTACGCGTTCGAGAACCGCTGCGCCCACCGCGGCGCCCTGATCTGCATCGACGACTTCGGCCACGCGAAGGAGCACACCTGCGTCTACCACGCCTGGCGCTACGACCTGCAGGGCAACCTGCGCGGCGTGGCGTTCGAGAAAGGCGTGCAGGGCAAGGGCGGCATGCCCGAAGGCTTCTGCAAGGAATCGCACGGCCCGCGCAAGCTGCGCACCAGCACGTTCTGCGGCCTGGTCTTCGGCAGCCTGCACGACGACGTGCCGCCCATCGAGGAGTACCTCGGCGATGAAGTCGCGGCCCGCCTGGAGCGTGTGCTCGGCAGGCCGGTCGAGGTGATCGGCCGCTTCACCCAGGCATTGCCGAACAACTGGAAGCTGTACTGCGAGAACGTGCGCGACACCTACCACGCCAGCCTGCTGCACACCTTCTTCACCACCTTCGGCATCACGCGGCTCACGCAGGAAGGCGGCGTCTTCATCAGCGAGGACGGCGGCCACCACGCGAGCGCCACCTACAGCAAGCTGAAGGAAGGGGCCGAGACGGCGTATGCGCAGCAGGCCATCCGCGCGGAGAACCAGGAGCTGCAGATCGGCGACCTCTCGATGCTCAGGAGCGTGGACGAGATCGGCGACGGCATCGTGCTGCAGATGCTCTCCGTCTTCCCCGGCTTCGTGCTGCAGCAGATCCACAACTGCATCGCGGTGCGGCAGGTGCTGCCCACCGGCACGGATTCGACCGACCTGCACTGGACCTACCTCGGCTACCAGGACGACACGCCCGAGCTGCGTCAGCTGCGCCTGAAGCAGTCCAACCTCGTCGGCCCGGCCGGTTTCGTCTCGATGGAAGACGGCGCGGTGGGCGGCTTCGTCCAGCGCGGCATCCAGGCGGCCGGCAATGAAGAGGCGCTGCTCGAACTGGGCGGGCACGACACCCAGTCGCAGGATTTCCGCGCCACCGAATCGTCCATCCGCGGTTTCTGGCGCGCGTACCGCACGCACATGGGGCTGTGA
- a CDS encoding IclR family transcriptional regulator, whose product MAVNETGDEQPGAASVQAVGVAFAVLESLSQTPDAIGTSDLARRLGMTKARVHRHLSTLRLLGFVEKDSATDGYRLGWKSYKLGMAVAENFGLRRIAHRHLLRLHKDSGQTVALAMPAGPDAITVIETIEAPGVVAITVKPGSVIPAPTAALGRAILAFRDNTQEEASFQSIRDHWYAVAINERIPGVAALAAPVFDDSGRPVASVGVIGSQAHVTQPPRQDLLAQVQEAASRISSALRSTRWRSAPGPHQHRQRSTGDKT is encoded by the coding sequence ATGGCTGTCAATGAGACCGGCGACGAGCAACCCGGCGCTGCTTCGGTGCAGGCCGTCGGCGTGGCTTTCGCCGTGCTGGAGTCGCTTTCGCAGACGCCGGACGCCATCGGCACGAGCGACTTGGCACGCCGACTGGGGATGACGAAGGCGCGCGTGCACCGCCACCTGAGCACGCTGCGCCTGCTGGGCTTCGTCGAGAAGGACAGCGCCACCGACGGCTATCGCCTCGGCTGGAAGAGCTACAAGCTGGGCATGGCGGTGGCGGAGAACTTCGGCCTGCGCCGCATCGCGCACCGCCACCTTCTGCGGCTGCACAAGGACAGCGGCCAGACCGTCGCCCTGGCCATGCCCGCCGGGCCGGATGCCATCACCGTCATCGAGACCATCGAGGCGCCGGGCGTGGTCGCCATCACGGTCAAGCCGGGCTCCGTCATCCCCGCTCCGACCGCGGCCCTGGGCCGCGCCATCCTCGCGTTCCGCGACAACACGCAGGAAGAGGCTTCGTTCCAGAGCATCCGCGATCATTGGTATGCGGTGGCGATCAACGAACGCATCCCTGGCGTGGCGGCGCTGGCGGCGCCTGTGTTCGACGATTCGGGCCGGCCCGTCGCGTCTGTCGGTGTCATCGGATCGCAGGCGCACGTGACGCAGCCGCCGCGACAGGACCTGCTCGCCCAGGTGCAGGAAGCCGCATCCCGGATTTCCTCGGCGTTGCGCTCCACACGCTGGCGCAGCGCGCCCGGGCCCCATCAGCATCGACAACGCAGTACAGGAGACAAGACATGA
- a CDS encoding Bug family tripartite tricarboxylate transporter substrate binding protein: protein MNSHTILTRRQLVVVAAGAAASLATGVSFAQGGYPNRPVKVIVTYTPGGANDVTARVYSQLLGERLKQAFVVENRPGASGIPGTTSVAKAEADGYTLLLGAGGTMTINPGLFPSLSYDPLRDFVPIGLAARSPLVLVVPPSLPVRSVAELIAYAKSKPDGISFASPGAGTPLHLAAELFTRQAGIKALHVPYKGSAPALNDLMGGRVDMMCDVLGTSIELVRAGKLRALAVTSPQRSNQLPQVPTLAEQGLKDFDVTSWFGFFAPASTPREIVSALNAELARVAQTSDARDKLAPLGMEPVSSSSEQLRALVQSEQAKWREVIRAANVKAD, encoded by the coding sequence ATGAACTCCCACACCATCCTCACCCGGCGGCAGCTCGTCGTTGTCGCCGCGGGCGCCGCGGCGTCGCTGGCCACCGGCGTTTCATTCGCCCAGGGCGGCTATCCGAACAGGCCGGTGAAGGTGATCGTCACCTACACGCCCGGTGGCGCGAACGACGTCACGGCGCGCGTCTACAGCCAGTTGCTCGGCGAGCGCCTCAAGCAGGCCTTCGTCGTGGAGAACCGTCCGGGCGCCAGTGGCATTCCCGGCACCACGTCGGTCGCGAAGGCGGAAGCCGACGGCTACACGCTGCTGCTCGGTGCGGGCGGCACGATGACGATCAACCCGGGCCTGTTCCCCAGCCTCAGCTACGACCCGCTGCGCGACTTCGTGCCGATCGGCCTCGCGGCGCGTTCGCCGCTGGTGCTGGTGGTGCCGCCTTCGCTGCCGGTGCGCAGCGTGGCCGAGCTGATCGCCTACGCGAAGAGCAAGCCTGACGGCATCAGCTTCGCTTCGCCAGGCGCGGGCACGCCGCTGCACCTGGCGGCCGAGCTGTTCACCCGGCAGGCCGGCATCAAGGCGCTGCACGTGCCGTACAAGGGCAGCGCGCCCGCGCTGAACGACCTGATGGGCGGCCGCGTCGACATGATGTGCGACGTGCTGGGCACCTCCATCGAACTGGTTCGCGCCGGCAAGCTGCGTGCGCTCGCGGTCACGAGTCCGCAGCGCAGCAACCAGCTGCCGCAGGTGCCCACGCTGGCCGAGCAGGGCCTGAAGGATTTCGACGTGACCTCGTGGTTCGGCTTCTTCGCGCCGGCCAGCACGCCGCGCGAGATCGTCTCGGCGCTGAACGCGGAACTCGCGCGTGTCGCGCAGACGAGCGATGCACGCGACAAGCTGGCGCCGCTCGGCATGGAGCCCGTCAGTTCCAGCAGCGAACAGCTGCGGGCGCTGGTGCAGAGCGAGCAGGCGAAGTGGCGCGAGGTGATCCGCGCCGCCAACGTCAAGGCGGACTGA
- a CDS encoding acylphosphatase, whose protein sequence is MESEREGGAIECRLVRVRGRVQGVGYRYACIQQARVLGLTGWVRNRKDYSVEAMLQGTPEQLASMCAWMERDVPGARVEHIEASEVRPPFERFEGFEQLPTA, encoded by the coding sequence GTGGAAAGCGAACGCGAAGGCGGCGCGATCGAATGCCGGCTGGTGCGCGTGCGCGGGCGCGTGCAGGGCGTCGGCTACCGCTACGCCTGCATCCAGCAGGCCCGCGTGCTGGGCCTGACCGGCTGGGTGCGCAACCGCAAGGACTATTCCGTCGAGGCGATGCTGCAGGGCACGCCTGAACAGCTGGCGAGCATGTGCGCATGGATGGAGCGCGACGTGCCCGGCGCGCGGGTCGAGCACATCGAGGCCAGCGAAGTCCGCCCGCCCTTCGAGCGGTTCGAGGGCTTCGAGCAGTTGCCGACGGCCTGA
- a CDS encoding response regulator: MNDTRARLLVVDDDPSIRSMLREYLEGHGFAVSEAGSGLQMRMCLQGDLPHAVLLDVALPGEDGLVLARYLREHYDLGLLMVTASAEVVDRVVGLELGADDYIVKPFDLRELLARIKSVLRRVQSRQPVPAAEVRGQQQQQQQPQAQPEPASRQRFGRCEVDLDAHRMFDVGGAEVTITPMEYQLLTAFLANPNRVLTRDQLLLKTRNREWEPFDRSIDIRIGRLRRKVEPDPEGDPRCIRTVRNAGYMYVPIGK; encoded by the coding sequence ATGAACGACACGCGCGCGCGGCTGCTCGTGGTGGACGACGATCCGTCCATCCGGTCGATGCTGCGCGAGTACCTCGAGGGTCACGGCTTCGCCGTCTCCGAGGCGGGAAGCGGACTTCAGATGCGGATGTGCCTGCAGGGCGACTTGCCGCACGCCGTGCTGCTCGACGTCGCGCTGCCCGGCGAGGACGGCCTGGTGCTGGCGCGCTACCTGCGCGAGCACTACGACCTGGGCCTGCTGATGGTCACCGCCTCGGCCGAGGTGGTCGACCGCGTGGTCGGCCTGGAACTCGGCGCGGACGACTACATCGTCAAGCCGTTCGACCTGCGCGAACTGCTGGCCCGCATCAAGAGCGTGCTGCGCCGCGTGCAGTCGCGGCAGCCCGTGCCCGCGGCCGAGGTGCGCGGTCAACAGCAACAGCAACAGCAGCCCCAGGCCCAGCCTGAGCCTGCGTCGCGGCAGCGCTTCGGCCGCTGCGAGGTGGACCTGGATGCGCACCGGATGTTCGACGTGGGCGGCGCCGAGGTGACCATCACGCCGATGGAGTACCAGCTGCTTACCGCCTTCCTGGCCAATCCCAACCGCGTGCTCACGCGCGACCAGTTGCTGCTCAAGACCCGCAACCGGGAGTGGGAGCCGTTCGACCGCTCGATCGACATCCGCATCGGCCGCCTGCGCCGCAAGGTCGAGCCCGACCCTGAAGGTGATCCGCGCTGCATCCGCACCGTGCGCAACGCGGGCTACATGTACGTGCCCATCGGCAAGTAG
- a CDS encoding hybrid sensor histidine kinase/response regulator: protein MKTPAQDFSVLPARAAQPADALRRAAAALAHPIHDELFAVLARELAALLDVALVVVAVFAEDSHDKLRTMAVSLDGRPRPNFGFSLEDLGCAPEPGHAHQLFPSGFHDRLGRGSLFARVRMDSLASFQLADSAGEPLGLLLAMDRRPLDHRPLEDLEATMSLFGTRACAEIERQRTEAALRAVALAVSAAGSGTVFDELVRLLATILHVDVAVVARHEPDQPDGLRVLALYCDGHVSRDFSYPLAGTPCGTVLGQHFRAYPRNLQARFPDDKELVELGCQGYAGHPLTALDGTSIGILSVASRRPLTQVGRLRATLKIFAVRAAAEVERLRASEAQKRAMEDLRQRERELQRSEEQYRTIFNASIDAMVLRDAQFRIVDVNATYEAMTGYSRSDVIGADRVVANPEQAGAAIRRLHERALNGETVLLDTQLVRRDGHRYELELRGVPILHRGQPHVLYVGRDVTQRVAAEQRRAELERQLRQAQKMEAIGQLTGGLAHDFNNILTSVLGYIGMGQERAATAADPQLARQLEQARLSAERAREHVAQLLSFSRPRRGERKLLDPGQIAAEVLQLLRPNLPTSIAVDCNPDSVAALPPVVADPVQFEQVLLNLCLNARDAIGEHGTIQVHTGHAVAAGHCASCSARLGAGRWVFFEVTDDGVGMSREVIDRMFEPFFTTKDVGRGTGMGLAMVHGIVHDHGGHLQVRSAPGRGSTFRVLLPAGEQDEADAQQPVAPPAPRIAAPLRGRVLLVEDEPTVSAFMQELLSGWGLEVVLERDPLSAARRLATPGELFSLLLTDQTMPGMTGLALARHAARHRPGLPVLLYTGNASDIGERELSDCGVAGLLRKPIDSAVLRSLLRDVLAGDAHPIAAHADCSRAHGVTTLQ from the coding sequence ATGAAGACGCCGGCCCAAGACTTTTCGGTTCTCCCCGCGCGCGCCGCGCAACCCGCCGACGCCTTGCGGCGCGCCGCCGCGGCCCTGGCGCATCCCATCCATGACGAACTGTTCGCCGTGCTGGCGCGCGAACTCGCGGCCCTGCTCGACGTGGCGCTCGTGGTCGTCGCCGTCTTCGCCGAAGACTCGCACGACAAGCTGCGCACGATGGCGGTGAGCCTGGACGGCCGCCCCCGACCCAACTTCGGCTTCAGCCTCGAGGACCTCGGCTGTGCACCCGAGCCGGGCCATGCGCACCAGCTCTTTCCATCAGGCTTTCATGACCGACTCGGCCGCGGCTCCCTGTTCGCGCGCGTGCGCATGGACTCGCTCGCGTCGTTCCAGCTGGCCGACAGCGCCGGCGAGCCGCTCGGGCTGCTGCTGGCCATGGACCGCAGGCCCCTGGACCACCGGCCGCTCGAAGATTTGGAAGCGACGATGAGCCTCTTCGGCACACGCGCCTGCGCCGAGATCGAGCGGCAGCGCACGGAGGCGGCGCTGCGCGCCGTAGCGCTGGCCGTGTCCGCGGCCGGCAGCGGGACCGTGTTCGACGAACTCGTGCGCCTGCTGGCCACCATCCTCCACGTCGACGTGGCGGTCGTCGCCCGGCACGAACCCGACCAGCCCGACGGCCTGCGCGTGCTGGCCCTGTACTGCGACGGGCACGTATCGCGCGACTTCAGCTATCCGTTGGCGGGAACGCCCTGCGGGACCGTGCTCGGCCAGCATTTCCGCGCCTACCCGCGCAACCTGCAGGCCCGGTTCCCGGACGACAAGGAACTGGTCGAGCTCGGCTGCCAGGGCTATGCCGGCCATCCGCTCACTGCTCTCGACGGCACGTCGATCGGCATCCTCTCCGTGGCCTCGCGGCGGCCGCTCACGCAGGTGGGCCGCCTTCGGGCCACGCTCAAGATCTTCGCGGTGCGCGCCGCGGCGGAGGTGGAGCGGCTGCGCGCCAGCGAGGCGCAAAAGCGCGCGATGGAAGACCTGCGCCAGCGAGAGCGCGAGCTGCAGCGCAGCGAGGAGCAGTACCGCACCATCTTCAACGCCTCGATCGACGCCATGGTGCTGCGTGACGCGCAATTCCGCATCGTCGACGTCAACGCCACCTACGAGGCCATGACCGGCTACTCGCGCAGCGACGTGATCGGCGCCGACCGCGTGGTGGCCAACCCCGAGCAAGCCGGTGCCGCGATCCGGCGGCTGCACGAGCGCGCCCTGAACGGCGAGACCGTGCTGCTCGACACGCAGCTGGTGCGGCGCGACGGCCACCGGTACGAGCTCGAGCTGCGCGGCGTGCCCATCCTGCACCGCGGCCAGCCGCACGTGCTGTACGTCGGCCGCGACGTCACGCAGCGCGTGGCGGCCGAGCAGCGCCGCGCCGAGCTCGAGCGCCAGTTGCGCCAGGCCCAGAAGATGGAAGCGATCGGCCAGCTGACCGGGGGTCTCGCCCACGACTTCAACAACATCCTCACCAGTGTGCTCGGCTACATCGGCATGGGGCAGGAGCGCGCGGCCACCGCGGCCGATCCGCAGCTCGCGCGCCAGCTGGAGCAGGCCCGCCTCTCCGCCGAGCGGGCGCGCGAGCACGTCGCGCAGCTGCTGTCCTTCTCGCGCCCGCGGCGCGGTGAGCGCAAGCTGCTCGACCCTGGGCAGATCGCAGCGGAAGTGCTGCAGCTGCTGCGGCCCAACCTGCCGACGTCGATCGCGGTCGACTGCAATCCGGACAGCGTCGCGGCACTGCCTCCGGTCGTCGCCGATCCTGTGCAGTTCGAACAGGTGCTGCTCAACCTGTGCCTGAATGCGCGCGATGCCATCGGCGAGCACGGCACGATCCAGGTGCACACCGGCCATGCGGTCGCCGCCGGCCACTGCGCTTCATGCAGCGCGCGGCTCGGCGCCGGCCGCTGGGTGTTCTTCGAAGTCACCGACGACGGCGTCGGCATGAGCCGCGAAGTGATCGACCGGATGTTCGAGCCCTTCTTCACCACCAAGGACGTGGGCCGCGGGACCGGCATGGGCTTGGCCATGGTCCACGGCATCGTGCACGACCATGGCGGGCACCTGCAGGTGCGCTCCGCGCCCGGGCGCGGCTCCACCTTCCGCGTGCTGCTGCCGGCCGGCGAGCAGGATGAGGCCGACGCGCAGCAGCCGGTGGCGCCGCCCGCTCCGCGTATCGCCGCTCCGCTGCGCGGCCGTGTGCTGCTGGTCGAGGACGAGCCCACCGTCAGCGCTTTCATGCAGGAGCTGCTGAGCGGCTGGGGCCTGGAGGTGGTGCTCGAGCGTGATCCGTTGTCGGCCGCGCGCCGCCTGGCCACTCCGGGCGAGCTGTTCTCGCTGCTGCTCACCGACCAGACCATGCCGGGCATGACCGGGCTCGCGCTCGCGCGACATGCGGCCCGCCACCGCCCGGGCCTGCCCGTGCTGCTGTACACGGGCAATGCGTCGGACATCGGCGAGCGCGAGTTGTCGGATTGCGGTGTGGCCGGATTGCTGCGCAAGCCGATCGACTCGGCGGTGCTGCGCTCGTTGCTTCGCGACGTGCTCGCGGGTGATGCACACCCGATCGCGGCACATGCCGATTGTTCGCGCGCACACGGTGTAACGACCCTGCAATGA